The following are encoded in a window of Brassica napus cultivar Da-Ae unplaced genomic scaffold, Da-Ae ScsIHWf_34;HRSCAF=63, whole genome shotgun sequence genomic DNA:
- the LOC106451521 gene encoding uncharacterized protein LOC106451521 isoform X2, with the protein MGIDAKDVCVIVWKVIRFSTNTTCRYVKRYPVASCVSAFVIFLYTFLPWIFYFILCSSPFIACASFYLRNHLNGEEEQRRDRGSREGRTEKAELKHQRSVRRNARREVEEVGKDWDSSQASEDERGKVILTTLYGELPPETITPDLESFKRDTKLLGPEESFVESNLDNEDYVVVQDPLERVCDGETELECSSSSSSEEEEEEEEEEEEKETNTVIVAWTEDDQKNLMDLGTSDIERNKRLENLMTRRRSRRLFLLAAERSLMDMEVPRICIGRNYYGLDRDNYEADGVLMPGSAPSVMLPRRNPFDLPYDPQEEKPNLTGDSFQQEFADANPKDIFFSRHESFHHRIFPSESQNDYNLESLWRKTLDGRPKPLQGSNDQLPLMKESDVEAGEVRIETDSIRNDDSDSNTTFSPREREKDFNVSDQSDASETFCKRNEDRVGKSLAGLVPRSGGSSSRANARQRYMEHFGYSIKRNHVSTHSVDSDLQVEVSELGSPPSSVDGNDSSSDEERSLFGYESEIGKEMGFYGEESGMLPMGKLDQEVNETKYLASPEIEESGKLEPMDLKKLPGNSADEIKTSYDSDEPEPSERTYQESEEPSVRNDQEVMQQLPEAEASDVNHHGNPEDSAAFPTSVLEDMLPLSHTHSEDLDHTSDGLLPNVDAPAESSSNQSNEQSDPTGETTVETVCLNATETVQEKQEKTADHCPRMHQLKNSIAITIN; encoded by the exons atgggTATTGATGCTAAAGATGTCTGCGTTATCGTCTGGAAAGTGATCAGATTTTCAACGAACACAACGTGCAGATACGTCAAGAGATACCCAGTTGCTTCTTGTGTTTCTGCGTTTGTGATCTTCTTGTACACTTTCCTTCCTTGGATCTTCTATTTCATCCTCTGTTCTTCTCCGTTCATAGCTTGTGCTTCGTTCTATCTTCGGAATCATCTGAATGGTGAGGAGGAGCAGAGGAGAGATCGTGGGTCGAGGGAGGGGAGAACAGAGAAGGCTGAGTTAAAGCACCAAAGAAGTGTTCGACGAAACGCGAGAAGGGAAGTGGAAGAGGTCGGGAAAGATTGGGACTCGTCTCAAGCTAGCGAGGACGAGAGAGGGAAAGTTATTCTCACAACTCTCTACGGAGAATTACCACCGGAGACTATCACTCCAGATCTGGAGAGTTTCAAGAGAGACACGAAGTTGCTTGGACCGGAAGAAAGCTTCGTTGAGTCTAACCTCGACAACGAAGACTATGTCGTTGTACAAGATCCTTTGGAGAGGGTTTGTGATGGTGAAACTGAACTAGAatgctcatcatcatcatcatcagaagaggaagaagaagaagaagaagaagaagaagagaaagaaacaaacacGGTCATAGTAGCGTGGACAGAGGATGACCAGAAGAACCTAATGGATCTAGGAACATCCGATATCGAAAGAAACAAGAGGTTAGAGAACTTGATGACAAGAAGACGGTCAAGGAGATTGTTCCTACTTGCAGCTGAGAGAAGCCTGATGGATATGGAAGTTCCTAGGATCTGCATAGGTCGAAACTACTATGGTTTGGATAGAGACAACTACGAAGCGGATGGAGTTCTCATGCCAGGATCTGCACCTTCCGTTATGTTACCGAGAAGAAACCCATTTGACCTTCCTTATGACCCACAGGAAGAGAAGCCGAACCTTACAGGAGATAGTTTCCAGCAAGAGTTTGCAGATGCTAACCCTAAAGACATCTTCTTTTCTCGCCATGAGAGCTTCCACCACAGAATCTTCCCTTCAGAGTCTCAAAATGATTATAATCTAGAGTCATTGTGGAGAAAAACACTTGATGGTAGGCCTAAGCCACTGCAAG GTAGCAACGATCAACTTCCTCTAATGAAAGAAAGTGATGTGGAGGCAGGGGAGGTACGGATAGAGACTGATTCGATCAGAAACGATGATAGTGACTCGAACACAACGTTTTCtccgagagaaagagagaaagatttcAATGTTTCAGACCAGTCAGATGCTTCTGAAACTTTCTGCAAACGAAATGAAGATCGTGTTGGAAAATCTCTAGCGGGTTTAGTACCAAGAAGCGGCGGTTCGAGTTCAAGGGCGAACGCGAGGCAAAGATACATGGAGCATTTTGGTTACAGCATAAAGAGAAATCATGTGTCAACACATTCCGTTGACTCTGATCTTCAAGTTGAGGTGTCTGAACTCGGATCACCTCCAAGTTCAGTTGATGGGAATGACTCCTCCTCTGATGAAGAGAGATCTTTGTTTGGTTATGAATCTGAGATTGGTAAGGAAATGGGTTTTTATGGTGAGGAAAGTGGAATGTTACCTATGGGAAAACTTGATCAAGAAGTAAATGAAACAAAGTATTTAGCTTCTCCAGAAATTGAAGAATCAGGAAAGTTGGAGCCTATG GATTTGAAGAAACTTCCGGGAAACTCAGCTGATGAGATAAAGACGAGTTATGACTCTGATGAGCCTGAACCATCCGAGAGGACTTATCAAGAATCTGAAGAGCCAAGTGTTAGAAATGACCAAGAAGTGATGCAACAACTACCAGAAGCTGAAGCTTCTGATGTAAATCATCATGGAAACCCTGAAGATTCTGCTGCTTTTCCAACATCAGTATTAGAAGACATGTTGCCTTTAAGTCATACTCATTCGGAGGATCTTGATCATACATCAGATGGTCTTCTGCCGAATGTGGATGCACCCGCAGAATCATCTAGTAATCAATCAAAT GAACAATCTGATCCAACCGGGGAAACTACAGTAGAAACCGTTTGCTTGAATGCCACGGAAACAGTTCAGGAGAAGCAAGAG AAGACCGCAGATCACTGTCCACGGATGCATCAGCTGAAGAACTCAATAGCCATAACAATTAATTGA
- the LOC106451521 gene encoding uncharacterized protein LOC106451521 isoform X1 — protein sequence MGIDAKDVCVIVWKVIRFSTNTTCRYVKRYPVASCVSAFVIFLYTFLPWIFYFILCSSPFIACASFYLRNHLNGEEEQRRDRGSREGRTEKAELKHQRSVRRNARREVEEVGKDWDSSQASEDERGKVILTTLYGELPPETITPDLESFKRDTKLLGPEESFVESNLDNEDYVVVQDPLERVCDGETELECSSSSSSEEEEEEEEEEEEKETNTVIVAWTEDDQKNLMDLGTSDIERNKRLENLMTRRRSRRLFLLAAERSLMDMEVPRICIGRNYYGLDRDNYEADGVLMPGSAPSVMLPRRNPFDLPYDPQEEKPNLTGDSFQQEFADANPKDIFFSRHESFHHRIFPSESQNDYNLESLWRKTLDGRPKPLQGSNDQLPLMKESDVEAGEVRIETDSIRNDDSDSNTTFSPREREKDFNVSDQSDASETFCKRNEDRVGKSLAGLVPRSGGSSSRANARQRYMEHFGYSIKRNHVSTHSVDSDLQVEVSELGSPPSSVDGNDSSSDEERSLFGYESEIGKEMGFYGEESGMLPMGKLDQEVNETKYLASPEIEESGKLEPMDLKKLPGNSADEIKTSYDSDEPEPSERTYQESEEPSVRNDQEVMQQLPEAEASDVNHHGNPEDSAAFPTSVLEDMLPLSHTHSEDLDHTSDGLLPNVDAPAESSSNQSNEQSDPTGETTVETVCLNATETVQEKQEGSEEPLINDESKSAEDRRSLSTDASAEELNSHNN from the exons atgggTATTGATGCTAAAGATGTCTGCGTTATCGTCTGGAAAGTGATCAGATTTTCAACGAACACAACGTGCAGATACGTCAAGAGATACCCAGTTGCTTCTTGTGTTTCTGCGTTTGTGATCTTCTTGTACACTTTCCTTCCTTGGATCTTCTATTTCATCCTCTGTTCTTCTCCGTTCATAGCTTGTGCTTCGTTCTATCTTCGGAATCATCTGAATGGTGAGGAGGAGCAGAGGAGAGATCGTGGGTCGAGGGAGGGGAGAACAGAGAAGGCTGAGTTAAAGCACCAAAGAAGTGTTCGACGAAACGCGAGAAGGGAAGTGGAAGAGGTCGGGAAAGATTGGGACTCGTCTCAAGCTAGCGAGGACGAGAGAGGGAAAGTTATTCTCACAACTCTCTACGGAGAATTACCACCGGAGACTATCACTCCAGATCTGGAGAGTTTCAAGAGAGACACGAAGTTGCTTGGACCGGAAGAAAGCTTCGTTGAGTCTAACCTCGACAACGAAGACTATGTCGTTGTACAAGATCCTTTGGAGAGGGTTTGTGATGGTGAAACTGAACTAGAatgctcatcatcatcatcatcagaagaggaagaagaagaagaagaagaagaagaagagaaagaaacaaacacGGTCATAGTAGCGTGGACAGAGGATGACCAGAAGAACCTAATGGATCTAGGAACATCCGATATCGAAAGAAACAAGAGGTTAGAGAACTTGATGACAAGAAGACGGTCAAGGAGATTGTTCCTACTTGCAGCTGAGAGAAGCCTGATGGATATGGAAGTTCCTAGGATCTGCATAGGTCGAAACTACTATGGTTTGGATAGAGACAACTACGAAGCGGATGGAGTTCTCATGCCAGGATCTGCACCTTCCGTTATGTTACCGAGAAGAAACCCATTTGACCTTCCTTATGACCCACAGGAAGAGAAGCCGAACCTTACAGGAGATAGTTTCCAGCAAGAGTTTGCAGATGCTAACCCTAAAGACATCTTCTTTTCTCGCCATGAGAGCTTCCACCACAGAATCTTCCCTTCAGAGTCTCAAAATGATTATAATCTAGAGTCATTGTGGAGAAAAACACTTGATGGTAGGCCTAAGCCACTGCAAG GTAGCAACGATCAACTTCCTCTAATGAAAGAAAGTGATGTGGAGGCAGGGGAGGTACGGATAGAGACTGATTCGATCAGAAACGATGATAGTGACTCGAACACAACGTTTTCtccgagagaaagagagaaagatttcAATGTTTCAGACCAGTCAGATGCTTCTGAAACTTTCTGCAAACGAAATGAAGATCGTGTTGGAAAATCTCTAGCGGGTTTAGTACCAAGAAGCGGCGGTTCGAGTTCAAGGGCGAACGCGAGGCAAAGATACATGGAGCATTTTGGTTACAGCATAAAGAGAAATCATGTGTCAACACATTCCGTTGACTCTGATCTTCAAGTTGAGGTGTCTGAACTCGGATCACCTCCAAGTTCAGTTGATGGGAATGACTCCTCCTCTGATGAAGAGAGATCTTTGTTTGGTTATGAATCTGAGATTGGTAAGGAAATGGGTTTTTATGGTGAGGAAAGTGGAATGTTACCTATGGGAAAACTTGATCAAGAAGTAAATGAAACAAAGTATTTAGCTTCTCCAGAAATTGAAGAATCAGGAAAGTTGGAGCCTATG GATTTGAAGAAACTTCCGGGAAACTCAGCTGATGAGATAAAGACGAGTTATGACTCTGATGAGCCTGAACCATCCGAGAGGACTTATCAAGAATCTGAAGAGCCAAGTGTTAGAAATGACCAAGAAGTGATGCAACAACTACCAGAAGCTGAAGCTTCTGATGTAAATCATCATGGAAACCCTGAAGATTCTGCTGCTTTTCCAACATCAGTATTAGAAGACATGTTGCCTTTAAGTCATACTCATTCGGAGGATCTTGATCATACATCAGATGGTCTTCTGCCGAATGTGGATGCACCCGCAGAATCATCTAGTAATCAATCAAAT GAACAATCTGATCCAACCGGGGAAACTACAGTAGAAACCGTTTGCTTGAATGCCACGGAAACAGTTCAGGAGAAGCAAGAG GGATCTGAAGAACCATTAATCAATGATGAGTCTAAATCTGCAGAAGACCGCAGATCACTGTCCACGGATGCATCAGCTGAAGAACTCAATAGCCATAACAATTAA
- the LOC125603545 gene encoding F-box protein At3g49510-like yields MYLLGYDNNNHHKILSFSIVDSNIKDIEVYCFSSDTWRVLDVGPIPDHASEEKNGLFCFDFTTERFGPLLPLPPPFHSGYYKVTDIISSNEKLVLLHNAYVCEKVEIWITTKIEPNLVLWNKFWTLDWSWFIDEEKKVVVFFDITPKTCFFQMAYIIGEDGYFRSVNLGAAPYPEWVYHNIDILLTTMSHHKATHPYPQQPGPQTPSPASAPIPDTVSGAPSQQSTEAAVVTGSISVETDVS; encoded by the exons ATGTATCTTCTCGGATATGACAACAACAACCACCACAAAATCTTGAGTTTCTCTATTGTTGACTCAAACATCAAAGACATTGAGGTCTACTGTTTTAGCTCGGACACATGGAGGGTTCTCGACGTTGGTCCAAT TCCAGATCATGCATCAGAAGAAAAGAATGGTTTGTTCTGTTTTGATTTTACAACAGAGAGATTTGGACCGCTTCTACCTCTGCCTCCACCTTTCCATAGTGGTTACTATAAGGTGACTGATATAATTAGTAGCAATGAGAAGCTGGTTCTGTTACATAATGCCTACGTATGCGAGAAAGTAGAGATTTGGATTACCACTAAGATTGAGCCCAATCTTGTGTTATGGAACAAGTTTTGGACACTGGATTG GAGTTGGTTCATTGACGAGGAGAAGAAAGTTGTTGTGTTTTTCGATATAACGCCCAAGACCTGTTTCTTCCAAATGGCTTACATCATTGGAGAAGATGGATACTTCAGATCTGTCAACTTAGGGGCAGCTCCATATCCTGAGTGGGTTTATCACAATATTGA TATCCTCCTTACCACCATGTCCCACCACAAAGCCACTCATCCTTATCCGCAACAACCGGGTCCTCAAACTCCAAGCCCAGCTTCTGCTCCAATACCTGATACTGTGTCGGGTGCACCATCTCAGCAATCTACTGAAGCTGCTGTTGTTACTGGTTCCATCTCAGTAGAAACTGATGTTAGCTAA
- the LOC125603550 gene encoding acyl-coenzyme A thioesterase 13: MEERMIMEKIREHLYLSEDVDVSDAPRKVEKGRSFYEDFSLRGIRVNRVDPGFISCSFKVPLRLTDREGYLANGAIANLVDEVGGAVVYVEGLPMNVSVDMSIAFLSKAKLGEELEITSRVMGERGGYKGTIVVVRNKMTGEIIAEGRHSLFGRQPSKL, translated from the exons ATGGAAGAAAGAATGATAATGGAGAAAATTCGAGAGCATCTCTACCTGAGCGAAGACGTTGACGTCAGCGACGCACCCCGAAAAGTGGAGAAAGGAAGAAGCTTCTACGAAGATTTTAGCCTCAGAGGCATCCGAGTCAACCGAGTCGACCCCGGTTTCATTTCCTGCTCTTTCAAGGTCCCTCTCCGTTTGACG GACAGAGAAGGGTATCTAGCAAACGGTGCAATTGCAAATCTTGTTGATGAAGTTGGTGGAGCAGTTGTATATGTCGAAGGTTTACCCATGAACGTTTCGGTGGACATGTCCATTGCTTTCCTTTCAAAAGCCAAGCTTGGTGAGGAGCTGGAGATAACATCGAGAGTCATGGGAGAGAGAGGAGGTTATAAAGGAACCATCGTTGTCGTGAGAAACAAGATGACCGGAGAAATTATAGCTGAAGGTCGCCATTCTTTGTTTGGCAGACAGCCTAGTAAGCTCTGA